In Cryptomeria japonica chromosome 10, Sugi_1.0, whole genome shotgun sequence, a genomic segment contains:
- the LOC131859304 gene encoding uncharacterized protein LOC131859304 → MESESIKKTKQAEDDRDSNKRSLREKERETSELQKSVVRLQQLCTNQERTIGELWLQLDNDINNVPQDKDAGITELQKEQLRLVGVEHGLRKDLENCRWEADALRHENTSLLERVKSKEKGGDPKSMLATLQERDNVLELDVMAQSLRRKVESWKNSVGMQEEILQEKSHIFCDESLKQDIENPEASEEEQQHIENEEGFKQVQQELTETLLVKILRETLYSNAVYLEQLQDECATLVRGQEVLRSSIESLQDSLSSSNQKEKELVVQLGGNENTIKCLQADLQECLKEPASLRTEIAKVSKERDGFQKDSEQLISENVKLIAEVEALKMRVEKLNEDL, encoded by the exons ATGGAGTCAGAATCTATCAAGAAAACAAAACAAGCAGAAGATGACCGAGATTCAAACAAGAGAAGCTTGAGGGAAAAGGAAAGGGAAACTTCTGAGTTACAGAAATCAGTCGTCAGATTGCAGCAACTGTGTACAAATCAGGAAAGAACAATTGGTGAATTGTGGTTACAATTAGACAATGATATAAATAATGTTCCACAAGACAAAGATGCTGGTATCACCGAGCTACAAAAAGAACAACTCCGGTTGGTTGGTGTAGAACATGGCTTACGCAAGGATTTAGAGAATTGCAGGTGGGAAGCCGATGCTCTGAGGCACGAAAACACCAGCCTTCTGGAGAGGGTGAAAAGTAAAGAGAAAG GGGGAGATCCAAAGAGTATGTTAGCAACTCTACAAGAAAGGGATAATGTCCTGGAATTGGACGTAATGGCTCAAAGTTTAAGAAGAAAAGTTGAATCTTGGAAGAATAGTGTGGGGATGCAAGAAGAAATCTTGCAAGAAAAATCTCATATATTCTGCGATGAATCTCTCAAGCAAGATATAGAAAATCCTGAGGCATCTGAAGAGGAGCAACAACATATCGAG AATGAGGAGGGGTTCAAACAAGTGCAACAAGAACTAACTGAAACTTTACTTGTCAAGATTCTAAGAGAAACATTATATTCCAATGCAGTTTATTTAGAACAACTTCAGGACGAATGTGCAACTTTGGTAAGGGGTCAAGAAGTTTTGAGAAGTAGCATTGAAAGCCTGCAAGATAGTCTCAGTAGCTCAAACCAGAAAGAGAAAGAGTTGGTGGTTCAG CTTGGAGGGAATGAGAACACCATCAAATGTTTACAAGCTGACTTACAAGAATGTCTCAAAGAACCGGCATCGTTAAGAACAGAGATAGCCAAAGTTTCAAAAGAAAGGGATGGATTTCAGAAAGATTCAGAACAGCTTATCTCGGAAAACGTGAAACTCATTGCTGAAGTGGAAGCACTTAAAATGAGAGTAGAGAAACTCAATGAGGATTTATAG